A single genomic interval of Solimonas sp. K1W22B-7 harbors:
- the thiL gene encoding thiamine-phosphate kinase, whose amino-acid sequence MDEFALIRRYFARLTPHRADVALGIGDDCALLQPTPGLQLAVTSDTLIAGRHFPEATAPADIGWKALAVNLSDLAAMGAEPRWFTLALSLPSPDAAWLEGFAGGLRELAQISGIALVGGDTTRGPLSITITAMGEVPPGQALRRDGARPGDRICVTGTLGDAALALRLLERPGLPPQLRQRLDRPTPRLAAGLGLRGLATAALDLSDGLAGDLGHILAASGVGAEIDLKTLPASAHFNGLAPVELRSELQLRGGDDYELCVCLPPEAVEEARQRLDVPLTEIGRITAEPGLRSVDTSGDKQNQEACGYRHF is encoded by the coding sequence ATGGATGAGTTCGCCCTCATCCGCCGCTACTTCGCCAGGCTGACCCCGCACCGCGCCGACGTGGCGCTGGGTATCGGCGACGACTGCGCCCTGCTGCAGCCCACGCCGGGCCTGCAGCTGGCCGTCACCTCCGACACCCTGATCGCCGGCCGCCACTTTCCTGAAGCCACCGCGCCTGCCGACATCGGCTGGAAGGCGCTGGCGGTGAATCTCTCCGACCTCGCCGCGATGGGCGCCGAGCCGCGCTGGTTCACGCTGGCCCTGAGCCTGCCGTCGCCCGATGCGGCGTGGCTCGAAGGCTTCGCCGGCGGCCTGCGCGAGCTGGCGCAGATCAGCGGCATCGCCCTGGTCGGCGGCGATACCACGCGCGGTCCCCTGAGCATCACCATCACCGCGATGGGCGAGGTCCCGCCGGGACAGGCCCTGCGCCGCGACGGCGCACGCCCCGGCGACCGCATCTGCGTCACCGGTACCCTGGGGGACGCCGCGCTGGCGTTGCGCCTGCTGGAGCGTCCCGGTTTGCCGCCACAACTGCGCCAGCGCCTCGACAGACCCACGCCGCGCCTGGCGGCGGGCCTGGGGCTACGCGGGCTGGCTACGGCGGCCCTGGACCTTTCCGACGGCCTCGCGGGCGACCTGGGCCATATCCTGGCCGCCAGCGGCGTCGGTGCCGAGATCGACCTGAAGACCCTGCCGGCCTCTGCGCATTTCAACGGCCTGGCGCCCGTGGAACTGCGCAGCGAATTGCAGCTGCGCGGCGGTGACGACTACGAGTTGTGCGTCTGCCTGCCGCCGGAGGCAGTTGAGGAGGCGCGGCAGCGGCTGGATGTGCCGCTGACGGAGATCGGGCGGATCACGGCAGAGCCGGGACTGCGCAGCGTCGATACGTCAGGCGACAAGCAGAACCAAGAAGCCTGCGGCTACCGCCACTTCTAG
- a CDS encoding C40 family peptidase — protein MRALAACACALLLSGCLSFGGGSRSSEEVERLRQSIVVDALGQIGRPYRYGGSNPDGFDCSGLVQYVFAQSGVKLPRSSREQSRIGDDIDLDDAEPGDLLFYSFTGGSIDHVAVYLGDGQAVHAPASGRQVIVAPVAQKYWMQKFVEARDVLND, from the coding sequence ATGCGCGCCCTCGCCGCCTGCGCCTGCGCGCTGCTGCTGTCCGGCTGCCTGTCCTTCGGCGGCGGCAGCCGCTCCAGCGAGGAAGTGGAACGCCTGCGCCAGAGCATCGTGGTCGATGCGCTGGGACAGATCGGGCGGCCCTATCGCTACGGCGGCAGCAATCCCGACGGCTTCGACTGCAGCGGCCTGGTGCAGTACGTCTTCGCCCAGTCCGGCGTGAAGCTGCCGCGCAGTTCGCGCGAGCAGAGCAGGATCGGCGACGACATCGACCTCGACGACGCCGAGCCCGGCGACCTGCTGTTCTACAGCTTCACCGGCGGCAGCATCGACCACGTCGCGGTGTACCTGGGCGACGGTCAGGCGGTGCATGCGCCAGCTTCCGGCCGGCAAGTCATCGTCGCACCGGTGGCGCAGAAGTACTGGATGCAGAAGTTTGTCGAAGCGCGGGACGTGTTGAACGACTAG
- a CDS encoding glutathione S-transferase family protein, with translation MMKLYCSRISPYSRKVRVAIEELRLSEQVEEIETEPNSPPPEFLAANPLARVPTLITDKGEALPDSDLIIEYLDAKYHGLAPLPRGTKRWTARRRQKIAQGVIDAAVATVQEKRRPESIVYHAYLDRQLAAIRRSLELLNLEANTLLLDEKPSVVEITTGVGLAYLDFRMPYLEWRKEFAALDRWFGEFARRPSMVKTQPPA, from the coding sequence ATGATGAAGCTGTACTGCTCCAGGATCTCGCCTTACTCGCGCAAGGTGCGCGTGGCGATCGAGGAACTGCGCCTGTCGGAACAGGTGGAGGAGATCGAGACCGAACCCAACTCGCCGCCGCCGGAGTTCCTGGCGGCCAATCCCCTGGCGCGCGTCCCCACGCTGATCACCGACAAGGGCGAAGCCCTGCCCGACTCCGACCTGATCATCGAATACCTCGACGCCAAGTACCACGGCCTGGCGCCGCTGCCGCGCGGCACCAAGCGCTGGACCGCGCGCCGCCGCCAGAAGATCGCGCAGGGCGTGATCGACGCCGCGGTGGCCACCGTGCAGGAAAAGCGGCGCCCCGAGAGCATCGTCTATCACGCCTACCTCGACCGCCAGCTCGCGGCGATCCGGCGCAGCCTGGAACTGCTCAACCTCGAGGCCAACACCCTGCTGCTCGACGAGAAGCCCAGCGTCGTCGAGATCACCACCGGCGTCGGCCTGGCCTATCTCGACTTCCGCATGCCCTATCTCGAATGGCGCAAGGAATTCGCGGCGCTGGACCGCTGGTTCGGCGAATTCGCGCGCCGGCCGTCGATGGTCAAGACCCAGCCTCCAGCCTGA
- the trxB gene encoding thioredoxin-disulfide reductase — protein MTAQHLPLVILGSGPAGYTAAVYAARANLKPAMITGLEVGGQLMTTTEVDNWPGDVHGLMGPDLMARLQQHAERFDTKMIYDHIHVVDFKSKPFKLTGDQGEYTCDALIIATGASAKYLGLDSETAFRGKGVSACATCDGFFYKGQDVIVIGGGNTAVEEALYLSNIANHVTIVHRRDKFKGEKILHDKLFKRRDEGKVTIVWDSTLDEVLGDASGVTGARIRNVKDGSSQQIDAKGVFIAIGHQPNTSIFEGQLEMHDGYIKVQSGSQGNATATSVPGVFAAGDVMDHVYRQAVTSAGTGCQAALDAERFLDKLAG, from the coding sequence ATGACTGCCCAGCACCTTCCCCTCGTCATCCTCGGTTCCGGTCCCGCGGGCTATACCGCCGCCGTCTACGCGGCGCGCGCCAACCTGAAGCCGGCGATGATCACCGGGCTCGAAGTGGGCGGCCAGCTGATGACCACCACCGAGGTCGACAACTGGCCGGGTGACGTCCACGGCCTGATGGGCCCGGACCTGATGGCGCGCCTGCAGCAGCACGCGGAGCGTTTCGACACCAAGATGATCTACGACCATATCCATGTCGTGGACTTCAAGAGCAAGCCCTTCAAGCTCACCGGCGACCAGGGCGAGTACACCTGCGACGCGCTGATCATCGCCACCGGCGCCAGCGCCAAGTACCTGGGCCTCGACAGCGAAACCGCGTTCCGCGGCAAGGGCGTGTCCGCCTGCGCCACCTGCGACGGCTTCTTCTACAAGGGCCAGGACGTGATCGTGATCGGCGGCGGCAATACCGCGGTCGAGGAGGCCCTCTACCTGTCCAACATCGCCAACCACGTGACGATCGTCCACCGCCGCGACAAGTTCAAGGGCGAGAAGATCCTGCACGACAAGCTGTTCAAGCGCCGCGACGAGGGCAAGGTCACGATCGTCTGGGACTCCACCCTGGACGAGGTGCTGGGCGATGCCAGCGGCGTCACCGGCGCGCGCATCCGCAACGTCAAGGACGGCAGCAGCCAGCAGATCGACGCCAAGGGCGTGTTCATCGCCATCGGCCACCAGCCCAACACCTCGATCTTCGAGGGCCAGCTGGAGATGCACGACGGCTACATCAAGGTGCAGTCGGGCAGCCAGGGCAATGCCACCGCCACCAGCGTGCCGGGTGTGTTCGCCGCCGGCGACGTGATGGACCACGTCTACCGCCAGGCCGTCACCTCGGCCGGCACCGGCTGCCAGGCCGCGCTCGACGCCGAGCGTTTCCTGGACAAGCTGGCGGGCTAA
- a CDS encoding peroxiredoxin — MSVLVNRPAPDFKAQAVLGDGSISEIKLSDYKGKKYVVLFFWPLDFTFVCPSEIIAHEHRRKAFEERGVQLIGVSIDSQFTHFAWRDTPVNKGGIGPVGFPMVADVQHEIVRAYGVEHQDGVAFRATFLIDKDGIVQHQQVNNLPLGREVDEILRLVDALQFTEKHGEVCPAGWKKGDEGMKPTAEGVASYLTKHAAAL; from the coding sequence ATGAGCGTACTCGTCAACCGCCCCGCCCCGGACTTCAAGGCCCAGGCCGTCCTGGGCGACGGCAGCATCTCCGAGATCAAGCTGTCCGACTACAAGGGCAAGAAGTACGTCGTGCTGTTCTTCTGGCCGCTGGACTTCACCTTCGTCTGCCCGTCCGAGATCATCGCCCACGAGCACCGCCGCAAGGCCTTCGAGGAGCGCGGCGTGCAGCTGATCGGCGTCTCGATCGACAGCCAGTTCACCCACTTCGCCTGGCGCGACACCCCGGTCAACAAGGGCGGCATCGGCCCGGTCGGCTTCCCGATGGTGGCCGACGTGCAGCACGAGATCGTCCGCGCCTACGGCGTGGAGCACCAGGACGGCGTCGCTTTCCGCGCCACCTTCCTGATCGACAAGGACGGCATCGTGCAGCACCAGCAGGTCAACAACCTGCCGCTGGGCCGTGAAGTCGACGAGATCCTGCGTCTGGTCGACGCCCTGCAGTTCACCGAGAAGCATGGTGAAGTCTGCCCGGCCGGCTGGAAGAAGGGTGACGAAGGCATGAAGCCGACCGCCGAAGGCGTCGCTTCCTACCTGACCAAGCACGCTGCCGCGCTGTAA
- the phoB gene encoding phosphate regulon transcriptional regulator PhoB has product MQGKLILVVEDEAAIREMVRFALGRAEFRVTEAGNAQEARLRIADERPDLILMDWMMPGITGVELTRELKAQPTSKDIPVIMVTARAEEEDKIRGLNVGCDDYVSKPFSFPELIARIQAVLRRSMPGGVDERLAVNGLEVDAASQRVTAKGQPVRLGPTEYRLLHFFVSHPERVYTREQVLDRVWGQNVYVEERTVDVHIRRLRKALEPFGFADMIQTVRGTGYRFSEKF; this is encoded by the coding sequence ATGCAAGGCAAACTGATTCTCGTTGTAGAAGACGAAGCAGCCATCCGGGAGATGGTCCGCTTCGCCCTCGGCCGTGCCGAGTTCCGCGTGACCGAAGCCGGCAACGCCCAGGAAGCCCGGCTGCGCATCGCCGACGAGCGCCCCGACCTGATCCTGATGGACTGGATGATGCCCGGCATCACCGGCGTGGAACTGACCCGCGAACTGAAGGCCCAGCCCACCTCCAAGGATATACCGGTGATCATGGTCACCGCACGGGCCGAGGAAGAGGACAAGATCCGCGGCCTCAATGTCGGTTGTGACGACTACGTTTCCAAGCCTTTTTCGTTTCCCGAGCTGATCGCGCGCATCCAGGCGGTGCTGCGCCGCTCCATGCCGGGCGGCGTGGACGAGCGCCTGGCGGTCAACGGCCTGGAAGTGGATGCCGCCAGCCAGCGCGTCACCGCCAAGGGCCAGCCGGTGCGCCTCGGTCCTACCGAGTACCGCCTGCTGCATTTCTTTGTCAGCCATCCCGAACGTGTCTATACGCGCGAGCAGGTGCTGGACCGCGTCTGGGGCCAGAACGTCTACGTCGAGGAGCGCACGGTCGACGTGCATATCCGCCGCCTGCGCAAGGCGCTGGAACCCTTCGGCTTCGCCGACATGATCCAGACGGTACGTGGCACGGGCTACCGTTTCTCCGAGAAGTTCTGA
- the phoR gene encoding phosphate regulon sensor histidine kinase PhoR: MSVGPEGPQPSVRPPTPPANPTLQQARLAETWRHELLKLAVLALVGAALGRLFDHALVAVCFVLASFLASHLRHLAILRSWLVAPKAVELPDAGGIWGEIYDLLLDLQRKNRKKKRRLTAMLAEFQASTAALPDGAVVLGARGEIAWFNQAAQTLLGLRMPQDVGLRIPNLIRHPSFTEYFGNGDFESEIEAPSPVNRAKTLSLRIIPYGNNQRLLIVRDVSELRRLETARRDFVANASHELRTPLTVLRGYLEMMEPEAQGKGGLADWRGPLLEMRNQAIRMEALVNDMLKLARLEADSSHMKDDHLDVPMLLQRTLDEVRALSRGNHRFEAQIQADLGLVGGETELLSILVNLLSNAVRYTPAGGVIRVRWEAAPEGARFSVADTGIGISEKDLPRLTERFYRVDVGRSRASGGTGLGLSIVKHALERYDARLEIDSEVGVGSTFICHFPTHRVERVQTRVDLGANAA; the protein is encoded by the coding sequence ATGTCTGTCGGCCCGGAGGGTCCGCAGCCAAGCGTCAGGCCGCCCACTCCGCCGGCCAATCCCACGCTGCAACAGGCGCGCCTGGCCGAGACCTGGCGCCATGAGTTGCTCAAGCTGGCGGTCCTGGCCCTGGTCGGAGCGGCCCTGGGACGTCTGTTCGATCACGCCCTGGTCGCGGTCTGCTTCGTGCTGGCGAGCTTCCTGGCCTCGCACCTGCGCCACCTGGCGATCCTGCGCAGCTGGCTGGTAGCCCCCAAGGCGGTGGAACTGCCCGATGCCGGGGGCATCTGGGGCGAAATCTACGACCTGCTGCTGGACCTGCAGCGCAAGAACCGCAAGAAGAAGCGGCGGCTGACGGCGATGCTGGCCGAGTTCCAGGCTTCCACCGCCGCATTGCCGGACGGCGCGGTCGTGCTGGGTGCCCGCGGCGAGATCGCCTGGTTCAACCAGGCCGCGCAGACCCTGCTGGGCCTGCGCATGCCGCAGGACGTCGGCCTGCGCATTCCCAACCTGATCCGCCACCCCAGCTTCACCGAGTACTTCGGCAACGGCGATTTCGAGAGCGAGATCGAGGCGCCGTCGCCGGTCAACCGCGCCAAGACGCTGTCGCTGCGCATCATTCCCTACGGCAACAACCAGCGCCTGCTGATCGTGCGCGACGTTTCCGAACTGCGGCGCCTGGAAACCGCGCGCCGCGACTTCGTCGCCAATGCCTCGCATGAACTGCGCACGCCGCTGACGGTGCTGCGCGGCTACCTGGAAATGATGGAGCCGGAGGCGCAGGGCAAGGGCGGCCTGGCCGACTGGCGCGGCCCCCTGCTGGAGATGCGCAACCAGGCGATACGCATGGAAGCCCTGGTCAACGACATGCTCAAGCTGGCGCGCCTGGAGGCCGACAGCTCGCACATGAAGGACGACCATCTCGATGTGCCCATGCTGCTGCAGCGCACACTGGACGAGGTCAGGGCACTGTCGCGTGGAAACCACCGCTTCGAGGCGCAGATCCAGGCGGACCTGGGCCTGGTCGGCGGCGAGACCGAGCTGCTCAGCATCCTGGTCAACCTGCTGTCCAATGCCGTGCGCTACACGCCGGCCGGCGGCGTGATCCGGGTGCGCTGGGAGGCGGCACCGGAGGGCGCGCGCTTCTCGGTGGCCGATACCGGCATCGGCATCAGCGAAAAGGACCTGCCGCGCCTGACCGAACGCTTCTACCGGGTGGATGTCGGTCGCTCCCGCGCCAGCGGCGGCACTGGTCTGGGCCTGTCGATCGTCAAGCACGCGCTGGAGCGCTACGACGCCCGCCTGGAGATCGACAGCGAGGTGGGGGTGGGGAGTACCTTCATCTGCCATTTCCCGACCCACCGGGTGGAGCGCGTCCAGACCCGCGTGGACCTGGGCGCCAACGCCGCCTGA
- a CDS encoding PstS family phosphate ABC transporter substrate-binding protein, whose amino-acid sequence MKLKAIVASLGLAAGLATTAASAVDAALPDYKSTSGVTGNFSSVGSDTLNNLMTLWAEDFKRLYPSVNIQIQGAGSSTAPPALTEGTANFGPMSRQMKDQEVQAFEQKYGYKPTAIGVAIDALAVFVNKDNPIKGLSIPQVDGIFSATRKCGGKDVKRWGDLGLTGDWSSKPVQLYGRNSVSGTYGYFKEHALCKGDFKNNVNEQPGSASVVQSVATGLNAIGYSGIGYKTSGVRAVPLSSKDGGELEEATEENAVSGKYPLARVLYVYVNKAPNKPLAPLEAEFLKMVLSKKGQAVVEKDGYIALPAKMVEKELAKLK is encoded by the coding sequence ATGAAACTGAAAGCGATTGTTGCCTCCCTGGGTCTTGCCGCCGGTCTGGCGACGACCGCCGCCTCCGCGGTTGATGCCGCCCTCCCGGACTACAAGTCCACCTCTGGCGTCACGGGCAACTTTTCCAGCGTCGGTTCCGACACGCTGAACAACCTGATGACCTTGTGGGCCGAGGACTTCAAGCGTCTCTATCCCAGCGTCAACATCCAGATCCAGGGTGCGGGCTCGTCCACGGCGCCGCCGGCGCTGACCGAGGGCACCGCCAACTTCGGCCCGATGTCGCGCCAGATGAAGGACCAGGAAGTCCAGGCCTTCGAGCAGAAGTACGGCTACAAGCCCACCGCCATCGGCGTGGCCATCGACGCGCTCGCCGTGTTCGTCAACAAGGACAACCCGATCAAGGGCCTGTCGATCCCGCAGGTCGACGGCATCTTCTCCGCCACCCGCAAGTGCGGCGGCAAGGACGTCAAGCGCTGGGGCGACCTGGGCCTGACCGGTGACTGGAGCAGCAAGCCGGTCCAGCTCTACGGCCGCAACTCGGTGTCGGGCACCTACGGCTACTTCAAGGAGCACGCCCTGTGCAAGGGTGACTTCAAGAACAACGTCAACGAGCAGCCGGGTTCGGCCTCGGTGGTGCAGTCGGTTGCCACCGGCCTGAACGCCATCGGCTACTCGGGCATCGGCTACAAGACCTCCGGCGTGCGCGCCGTGCCGCTGTCGTCCAAGGACGGCGGCGAGCTCGAGGAAGCCACCGAGGAGAACGCCGTCTCCGGCAAGTACCCGCTGGCCCGCGTGCTCTACGTCTACGTCAACAAGGCGCCGAACAAGCCGCTGGCTCCGCTGGAGGCCGAGTTCCTCAAGATGGTGCTGTCCAAGAAGGGCCAGGCGGTCGTCGAGAAGGACGGCTACATCGCCCTGCCGGCGAAGATGGTCGAGAAGGAACTGGCCAAGCTGAAGTAA
- a CDS encoding OprO/OprP family phosphate-selective porin, producing MNKLKYAALAAFIGAVATPAMADKAETTGGLKIKTDDGRFEMAIGGRIHFDAYIFDQDEDALFGSSSFNGKGGAAFRRTYLTLTGKAYGWKYKFENDFSAMGGSTTCDAVAAVPATPTCSTSNTGASGFRELWVSTNLGPGEIVIGQFKPFRGMEELTSSNELTMIERPVTSASGIYAGRQFLMGVGYKGLIADQFGYGIDVMNLGAANSTTEGLSYGARAYWFPISTATQTIHAGLSYSVDSEAIGSIDAARPAFNYAGRRGPQIRFAEAGRAFAEADRYGDQSTWAAELGTSFGPFTAQAEYAKGKLDDAFGTAAAPEDADVTAYYVQASWMITGESKPYKKDRGAFGNPKPNGAYGAWEATARYEMMESDDESGTNTLCRFASNGSGGVVIPGAAAGADQCELTQLTLGANWYLNPNVRFMLNYYMAELDLGGTAGKDEPEAWTLRTQFSF from the coding sequence GTGAACAAGCTGAAGTACGCGGCGCTGGCCGCATTCATCGGTGCAGTCGCCACGCCGGCGATGGCCGACAAGGCGGAAACCACCGGCGGCCTGAAGATCAAGACCGACGACGGCCGCTTCGAAATGGCGATCGGTGGTCGTATCCACTTCGATGCCTACATCTTCGACCAGGATGAGGACGCGCTCTTCGGCAGCAGCAGCTTCAACGGCAAGGGTGGCGCGGCGTTCCGTCGTACCTACCTGACCCTGACCGGCAAGGCCTACGGCTGGAAGTACAAGTTCGAAAACGACTTCAGTGCGATGGGCGGCAGCACCACCTGCGATGCCGTCGCAGCGGTTCCGGCCACGCCGACCTGCTCGACGTCCAACACCGGCGCTTCGGGCTTCCGTGAGCTGTGGGTGTCCACCAACCTCGGCCCCGGCGAAATCGTCATCGGCCAGTTCAAGCCCTTCCGCGGCATGGAAGAGCTCACCAGCTCCAACGAGCTGACCATGATCGAGCGTCCGGTGACCAGCGCTTCCGGCATCTACGCCGGTCGCCAGTTCCTGATGGGCGTGGGCTACAAGGGCCTGATCGCCGACCAGTTCGGCTACGGCATCGACGTGATGAATCTCGGCGCCGCCAACTCGACCACCGAAGGCCTGTCCTACGGTGCTCGCGCCTACTGGTTCCCGATCAGCACCGCCACCCAGACGATTCACGCCGGCCTGTCGTACAGCGTGGACTCCGAAGCGATCGGCTCGATCGACGCCGCCCGCCCGGCCTTCAACTACGCTGGCCGTCGCGGCCCGCAGATCCGTTTCGCCGAAGCCGGCCGCGCGTTCGCGGAAGCCGATCGCTATGGAGACCAGAGCACCTGGGCTGCGGAACTGGGCACCTCGTTCGGTCCGTTCACCGCCCAGGCCGAATACGCCAAGGGCAAGCTCGACGACGCCTTCGGCACCGCCGCGGCGCCGGAAGATGCCGATGTCACGGCCTACTATGTGCAGGCCAGCTGGATGATCACCGGCGAGTCCAAGCCGTACAAGAAGGATCGCGGTGCTTTCGGCAACCCGAAGCCCAACGGTGCCTACGGTGCCTGGGAAGCGACGGCTCGCTATGAAATGATGGAGAGCGACGACGAGTCCGGCACCAACACGCTGTGCCGCTTTGCCAGCAACGGCAGCGGCGGCGTGGTGATCCCGGGTGCTGCCGCCGGTGCGGACCAGTGCGAGCTGACCCAGCTCACCCTGGGCGCCAACTGGTACCTCAACCCGAACGTCCGCTTCATGTTGAACTACTACATGGCTGAGCTGGACCTGGGCGGCACCGCCGGCAAGGACGAGCCGGAAGCCTGGACCCTGCGCACGCAGTTCAGCTTCTAA
- a CDS encoding ABC transporter permease subunit produces the protein MSDTPVSPAAASIANSIVGGKAAGTQSRYFKDNLARWVVWTGGLGVIVALMLIFVYLLSEVFPLFKGAEFEQRQSFVVPGGQGKTLYFAAEEQGEVGMRLTDSGAVTFFDLYDGKQRGQIQLPLGEQGLVGARELSAEAGTVGAQLSDGSVLVFRHKYLITYPNDKRLITPEIEYPFGEAPLAFMSEGGHALALREERGTLLMAAADTAGSVHLRAWEKQESLMGDVSFDVGSESTFAPPVKPDLLLIEPLLSWLYVIDRAAGKIAFYKLDGGNSPQLVHIYDTGAPVEDARYLAGGISIVVAQANGVVSQWFPARDKDGNHYLARVREFDLPGGKPITAIGPEMRRRGFAVGDSEGHVAVYYATAERLIEERKVLDGPVKFLSFNPRAQYLAVLGADGKLAGFDVHNEHPEVSFKALWGKVWYESYDDEKWLWQSSSASSDFEPKFSMTPLSVGTIKGAFYAMIFAIPLAVLGAIFTANFMSPEMRQVVKPSVEVLAALPSVILGFLAGLWLAPFVETNLPGVFLTLLLLPLSIPIFGYVWTRMPRSIRLRTPAGWEAAMLIPVIAVVVWFCFAIAKPLEAMAFGGNMQAWMDHTLGIGYDQRNALVVGIAMGIAVIPVIFSIAEDAIFSVPRQLSLGSLALGATPWQTLVGVVLPTASPGIFSAVMIGMGRAVGETMIVLMATGNTPVTDFSMFQGMRTFAANIAVEMPESEVGSTHFRLLFFAGLVLFLFTFVLNTLAEVVRQRLRKRYSNL, from the coding sequence ATGAGCGATACCCCCGTCTCCCCGGCAGCAGCGTCCATCGCGAATTCCATCGTTGGCGGCAAGGCGGCGGGTACGCAGAGCCGTTATTTCAAGGACAACCTGGCACGCTGGGTGGTCTGGACCGGCGGCCTCGGCGTGATCGTCGCGCTGATGCTGATCTTCGTCTACCTGCTCTCCGAGGTGTTCCCGCTGTTCAAGGGTGCCGAGTTCGAGCAGCGCCAGAGCTTCGTGGTGCCGGGCGGGCAGGGCAAGACCCTGTACTTCGCGGCCGAGGAGCAGGGCGAGGTCGGCATGCGCCTGACCGACTCGGGCGCCGTGACCTTCTTCGATCTCTACGATGGCAAGCAGCGCGGCCAGATCCAGTTGCCCCTGGGCGAGCAGGGCCTGGTGGGCGCGCGCGAACTGTCGGCCGAAGCCGGCACCGTCGGTGCGCAGCTCTCCGACGGTTCGGTGCTGGTGTTCCGCCACAAGTACCTGATCACCTATCCCAACGACAAGCGCCTGATCACCCCGGAGATCGAGTATCCCTTCGGCGAGGCGCCGCTGGCCTTCATGTCGGAGGGCGGCCATGCCCTGGCCCTGCGCGAGGAGCGCGGCACGCTGCTGATGGCGGCTGCCGACACGGCCGGCTCGGTGCATCTGCGCGCCTGGGAGAAGCAGGAATCGCTGATGGGCGACGTCAGCTTCGACGTCGGCTCCGAGAGCACGTTCGCGCCGCCGGTGAAGCCGGACCTGCTGCTGATCGAGCCGCTGCTGAGCTGGCTCTACGTGATCGACCGCGCCGCCGGCAAGATTGCCTTCTACAAGCTCGATGGCGGCAACAGCCCGCAGCTGGTGCACATCTACGACACCGGTGCGCCGGTCGAGGATGCGCGCTACCTGGCCGGTGGCATCTCGATCGTGGTTGCCCAGGCCAACGGCGTGGTATCGCAGTGGTTCCCGGCCCGCGACAAGGACGGCAACCACTACCTGGCACGCGTGCGCGAGTTCGACCTGCCGGGCGGCAAGCCGATCACCGCGATCGGCCCGGAAATGCGCCGTCGCGGCTTCGCCGTGGGCGACAGCGAGGGCCACGTGGCGGTGTACTACGCCACCGCCGAGCGCCTGATCGAGGAGCGCAAGGTCCTGGACGGTCCGGTGAAATTCCTCAGCTTCAACCCCCGCGCCCAGTATCTGGCCGTGCTCGGAGCCGACGGCAAGCTGGCCGGCTTCGACGTGCACAACGAGCACCCGGAAGTGTCCTTCAAGGCGCTGTGGGGCAAGGTCTGGTACGAGAGCTACGACGACGAGAAGTGGCTGTGGCAGTCGTCCTCGGCCTCCTCGGACTTCGAGCCCAAGTTCAGCATGACGCCGCTGTCGGTCGGCACGATCAAGGGCGCGTTCTACGCCATGATCTTCGCCATTCCGCTGGCGGTGCTGGGCGCGATCTTCACCGCCAATTTCATGTCGCCGGAAATGCGCCAGGTGGTCAAGCCCTCGGTCGAGGTGCTGGCGGCGCTGCCGTCGGTGATCCTGGGCTTCCTCGCCGGCCTGTGGCTGGCGCCGTTCGTGGAAACCAACCTGCCGGGTGTGTTCCTGACGCTGCTGCTGCTGCCGCTGTCGATCCCCATCTTCGGCTATGTCTGGACGCGCATGCCGCGCTCGATCCGCCTGCGCACCCCGGCGGGCTGGGAAGCGGCCATGCTGATCCCGGTGATCGCGGTGGTGGTGTGGTTCTGCTTCGCCATCGCCAAGCCCCTGGAGGCCATGGCCTTCGGCGGCAACATGCAAGCCTGGATGGATCACACCCTGGGCATCGGCTACGACCAGCGCAACGCCCTGGTCGTGGGCATCGCCATGGGTATCGCGGTGATCCCGGTGATCTTCTCCATCGCCGAGGACGCGATCTTCTCGGTGCCGCGGCAGCTGTCGCTGGGCTCCCTGGCGCTGGGCGCCACGCCCTGGCAGACCCTGGTGGGCGTGGTGCTGCCCACGGCCTCGCCCGGCATCTTCTCGGCGGTCATGATCGGCATGGGCCGTGCGGTCGGCGAGACCATGATCGTGCTGATGGCCACCGGCAATACCCCGGTGACCGATTTCAGCATGTTCCAGGGCATGCGCACCTTCGCCGCCAACATCGCGGTGGAAATGCCGGAGTCCGAGGTCGGCAGCACGCACTTCCGGCTGCTGTTCTTCGCAGGCCTGGTGCTGTTCCTGTTCACCTTCGTGCTGAACACACTGGCGGAAGTCGTGCGCCAGCGCCTGCGCAAGCGCTACAGCAACCTCTAA